In one window of Oryza sativa Japonica Group chromosome 9, ASM3414082v1 DNA:
- the LOC9267979 gene encoding probable LRR receptor-like serine/threonine-protein kinase At1g51810, which produces MAMRWFQAFSKLLSSIALILVLFAAFVLSIVLHAAAQPADFLSIDCGLEANYSGYKDANTGIVYVSDEPYVDSGENHRIAADQESRWGDTNLRTLRSFPSGVRNCYTLPTRAGTRYLVRLSFVHGNYDGGGGGGGWSTLSFDLYLGVDRWATVDKDYAHEAVFVAWASWAPVCLINTGSGTPFVSVVELRPLDGALYPSVMANQSMARYVRCSIGDNNKFITRYPGDQYDRFWWQLGYSSPTWKNLSTVSAITQDSIYTVLLTIIQTAVEAVGNNTMLNITWQDQTPRGRGLKFFMYFADFQNSQLRQFNVSFNDVEPYQYSPPYLTTGVLYNSGWSTATDGNYNISLVPTAASKLPPMINALEIYTLISHDNPTTFPVDFETIMAIKLEYGIKKNWMGDPCFPEKFAWEGVKCSNSSSNTARIISLDLSNSNLHGAISNNFTLLMALEYLNLSCNQLNGPVPDSLRKNNTGSFIFSFNSDGNMCNKPIIVPSPPGKRSNRAATLAILIVVPATVIVVLVLVFLIWRQKRNSNYSTEDPTRDRSNQLENSLEKSQNHGDVLQIVENRQFTYIELEKVTNKFENHIGQGGFGPVYYGCLEDNTEVAVKMRSELSSHGLDEFFAEVQNLTKVHHRNLVSLIGYCWERDHLALVYEYMAQGSICDRLRGNNGASETLNWRTRVRVMVEAAQGLDYLHKGCSLPIIHRDVKTSNILLGKNLQAKIADFGLSKTYLGETQTHISVTPAGTAGYIDPEYYQTGRFTESSDVYSFGIVLLEIATGEPPIISGQGHIVQRVKNKIVAGDISLIADARLDGAYDISSMWKVVDTALQCTVDVVAQRPTMATVVAQLKESLALEESREDSGFMGSTSTVSDNTFSTSSIWLTYTHGLISELSTASLGNLPANETSLKIVMDVSLSFEFKAAQAFLQLHDYRTLLAFGKKYHHSIWNLPQGVDNIGTSKTFICN; this is translated from the exons ATGGCGATGCGCtggtttcaggctttcagcaaGCTGTTGTCGTCAATTGCGCTGATCTTGGTTCTCTTTGCAGCATTCGTGTTAAGCATAGTGCTCCATGCCGCTGCTCAGCCTGCAG ACTTCCTGAGCATCGACTGCGGCCTGGAGGCGAACTACAGCGGCTACAAGGACGCCAATACCGGCATCGTCTACGTCTCCGACGAGCCGTACGTCGACTCCGGCGAGAACCACAGGATTGCCGCCGACCAGGAGAGCAGGTGGGGCGACACCAACCTCCGGACGCTCCGGAGCTTCCCCTCCGGCGTGCGCAACTGCTACACGCTCCCCACCCGCGCCGGCACCAGGTACCTGGTCCGCCTGTCCTTCGTCCACGGCAactacgacggcggcggcggcggcggcggctggtcgaCGTTGAGCTTCGACCTGTACCTCGGCGTAGACCGCTGGGCCACCGTGGACAAAGACTACGCCCACGAGGCGGTGTTCGTGGCGTGGGCGAGCTGGGCGCCGGTGTGCCTGATAAACACCGGCAGCGGCACGCCGTTCGTGTCGGTGGTGGAGCTGAGGCCGCTCGACGGTGCGCTCTACCCGTCGGTGATGGCCAACCAGTCCATGGCGAGGTATGTACGCTGCAGCATCGGGGACAATAACAAGTTTATCACAAG GTATCCGGGTGATCAATATGACCGGTTCTGGTGGCAGCTAGGATACAGTAGCCCGACGTGGAAGAACCTTTCCACTGTTTCGGCCATCACGCAAGATTCCATCTACACTGTGCTCTTGACCATTATCCAAACTGCCGTTGAGGCAGTCGGCAACAACACGATGCTGAACATTACATGGCAAGATCAAACGCCTCGTGGTCGTGGCTTGAAGTTTTTCATGTACTTTGCTGACTTCCAGAACAGCCAGCTTCGGCAATTCAATGTCTCCTTCAACGACGTTGAGCCATACCAGTACAGTCCACCGTATCTAACCACCGGTGTCTTATATAACTCTGGATGGTCAACTGCCACCGATGGCAACTACAACATCAGCCTAGTGCCTACGGCTGCGTCCAAGTTACCGCCGATGATCAATGCCCTAGAGATCTACACTCTCATTTCCCATGACAATCCAACGACATTCCCAGTGGATT TTGAAACCATCATGGCAATTAAACTCGAGTATGGGATAAAGAAGAATTGGATGGGTGATCCATGTTTCCCTGAAAAATTTGCTTGGGAAGGCGTAAAATGCAGCAATTCAAGTAGTAACACAGCGAGGATCATCTCTTT GGATCTGTCCAACAGCAACTTGCATGGAGCTATATCTAATAACTTCACATTACTCATGGCACTCGAATATTT GAATTTGTCATGCAACCAACTGAACGGACCAGTCCCTGACTCTCTACGTAAAAATAACACAGGATCATTCATTTTCAG CTTCAATTCTGATGGAAATATGTGCAACAAACCAATAATAGTCCCATCTCCGCCAGGAAAAAGGTCAAATAGAGCAGCTACCTTAGCTATTTTGATAGTGGTCCCTGCGACGGTGAttgttgttcttgttcttgtgtttTTGATCTGGAGACAGAAAAGAAACTCCAACT ATTCTACTGAGGATCCTACAAGAGATCGATCAAATCAACTTGAGAATTccctagaaaaaagtcaaaatcatGGGGATGTCCTGCAAATAGTTGAGAATCGCCAATTTACATACATTGAGCTCGAGAAGGTCACTAATAAGTTTGAAAATCACATTGGACAAGGCGGCTTTGGACCTGTGTACTATGGTTGTTTAGAAGATAATACCGAGGTTGCTGTCAAGATGCGTTCTGAATTGTCGTCACATGGGCTTGATGAATTTTTTGCCGAG GTTCAAAACTTAACAAAGGTGCACCACAGGAATTTAGTTTCTTTGATTGGTTATTGCTGGGAAAGGGATCATTTAGCACTCGTTTATGAGTATATGGCTCAAGGCAGTATCTGTGACCGTTTGAGAG GTAATAATGGTGCTAGTGAAACCTTGAATTGGAGAACGCGTGTCCGAGTTATGGTTGAAGCGGCACAAG GACTGGATTATTTGCATAAGGGTTGCAGTCTACCAATAATTCACCGCGATGTGAAAACCAGTAACATTCTTTTAGGTAAAAATCTACAAGCTAAAATAGCAGATTTTGGACTTTCCAAGACTTATCTCGGCGAGACGCAGACTCACATATCAGTCACTCCAGCCGGGACAGCTGGTTACATTGATCCCGA GTACTACCAAACCGGCAGGTTCACGGAGAGTAGTGATGTGTATAGCTTTGGCATTGTTTTACTAGAGATAGCCACCGGTGAGCCACCCATAATATCGGGTCAAGGCCACATCGTCCAGCGTGTGAAAAATAAGATTGTTGCTGGTGACATCAGTTTGATTGCCGATGCACGGCTCGATGGTGCATATGACATCAGCTCCATGTGGAAGGTGGTGGACACTGCATTGCAGTGCACTGTTGATGTTGTTGCTCAAAGGCCAACAATGGCCACTGTGGTTGCCCAACTAAAGGAGAGCCTGGCATTAGAGGAATCTCGTGAAGACAGTGGCTTCATGGGAAGCACAAGCACAGTCAGTGATAACACATTTTCTACGTCCAG CATTTGGCTGACCTACACTCATGGACTTATATCAGAACTCTCAACAGCATCACTGGGGAATTTACCTGCAAATGAGACAAGTTTGAAGATCGTCATGGATGTTAGTTTGAGCTTTGAGTTCAAAGCTGCACAA GCTTTCCTTCAATTGCATGACTACCGGACATTGTTGGCCTTTGGGAAGAAATATCATCACAGCATCTGGAACCTTCCACAAGGAGTTGACAATATAGGAACATCCAAGACGTTCATCTGCAACTGA